The Salvelinus sp. IW2-2015 linkage group LG8, ASM291031v2, whole genome shotgun sequence genome window below encodes:
- the LOC111967223 gene encoding leucine-rich repeat transmembrane protein FLRT1-like: MAAESLVELRDWLFLLLLCLTLLAEMLELAAAAVAMEEGEEDFLCPSVCRCDEGFVYCNDRSLSMIPPLPLTATILYLQSNRLANSGLPPSLERSSSIRVVYLYANQLDEFPLHLPPSLRELHLQDNNIRTLPRMTLARLPLLERLHLDDNSISTVSIQERAFSGTPRLRLLFLSRNHLSSIPAGLPASLEELRLDDNRINTIPTHAFRGLASLRRLVLDGNLLANTRIADDTFSRLANLTELSLVRNALQAPPINLPSTHLLRLHLQDNGLIHMPRGTLDGMRRLQRLDLSGNNLTTLPRGLLRDTDGLELLLLRGNPWYCGCNLLWLHAWLYGRGAAVTVRGLTCHGPEVVRGQALRDLSGLMDQCEGPPGGVNTVSSTTTTSPPSQGSMFTLRAMRPGLVMPLPPGGGEAGGHASHDALELTVKPLSADSVQVTWLCPRPAPSFRLSWLRLGSSAALGSITETLVPGERQQYLLTQLTPRSHYLXCLLPLRSTSSHSGGSQRGQQQEKDTTDQTPVCAQIETGEALRPXGGDGGEDSDTEMAALPLAEXIGGATALVSLILIFGIFCWYGQRAGYVSGETDSYGVRGQRGVGMGKPYDDYVESGTKKDTSILEIRSPGLAMTPMTTHQPLQPKGGEDVTYVHTIFPSSHGNGTYRSNQSHNGIITQLGHTAGYGTNRGYREQGMIPDIDYTYT; the protein is encoded by the exons ATGGCTGCCGAGAGTCTGGTAGAGCTCCGTGATTGGctcttcctgctcctcctgtGCCTGACTCTACTGGCCGAGATGCTGGAGTTGGCGGCGGCAGCAGTTGCCATGGAGGAGGGCGAGGAAGACTTCCTGTGCCCGTCGGTGTGCCGGTGTGACGAAGGCTTCGTCTACTGTAACGACCGGAGCCTGAGCATGATCCCTCCTCTACCGTTAACGGCTACCATTCTCTACCTACAGAGCAACCGGTTGGCCAACTCCGGCCTGCCGCCATCGTTAGAGCGCAGCAGTAGCATCCGTGTGGTCTACCTTTACGCCAACCAACTAGACGAGTTTCCTTTACACCTGCCGCCGTCGCTACGGGAACTACACCTGCAGGACAACAACATTCGGACGTTGCCGCGCATGACGTTGGCCAGGTTACCATTACTAGAGAGGCTACACCTGGACGACAACTCCATCTCCACGGTGAGCATCCAGGAACGGGCCTTCTCCGGTACGCCGCGGCTGAGGTTACTCTTCCTCTCCCGGAACCACCTGTCCAGCATCCCAGCCGGCCTCCCGGCTTCTTTAGAGGAGCTGAGATTAGACGACAACCGCATCAACACCATCCCCACCCACGCCTTCCGGGGCCTGGCCTCACTGAGACGCCTGGTCCTGGACGGGAATCTCCTGGCCAACACCCGCATCGCCGACGACACCTTCTCCCGCCTGGCCAACCTCACGGAGCTGTCGCTGGTCCGCAACGCCCTGCAGGCCCCGCCCATCAACCTTCCCAGCACACACTTGCTAAGGCTGCACCTGCAGGACAACGGGCTGATCCACATGCCCCGGGGGACCCTGGACGGGATGAGGAGGCTGCAGAGGCTGGACCTGTCAG GGAACAACCTGACCACTCTGCCCCGGGGGCTGCTGAGGGACACGGACGGCCTGGAGCTGTTGCTGCTCCGGGGGAACCCCTGGTACTGTGGCTGCAACCTGCTCTGGCTCCACGCCTGGCTGTATGGCCGCGGGGCAGCGGTGACGGTACGGGGCCTGACCTGCCACGGGCCGGAGGTGGTTCGAGGCCAGGCCCTCAGGGACCTCTCTGGGCTCATGGACCAGTGTGAAGGCCCACCAGGAGGGGTGAACACTGTCTCTAGTACTACCACCACCTCCCCCCCCAGCCAGGGCTCTATGTTTACCCTCAGGGCCATGCGGCCAGGCCTGGTGATGCCGTTACCACCGGGAGGAGGAGAGGCGGGGGGGCACGCCTCACACGACGCTCTAGAACTCACGGTGAAGCCCCTGTCTGCGGACAGCGTGCAGGTGACGTGGCTGTGCCCACGGCCAGCGCCCTCCTTCAGGCTATCGTGGCTGAGGCTGGGCAGCAGCGCCGCTCTGGGTTCCATCACAGAGACGCTGGTCCCCGGGGAGAGACAGCAGTACCTACTGACCCAGCTCACGCCACGATCACACTACCTCYTCTGCCTGCTCCCCCTGCGCTCCACCTCCTCCCACTCTGGAGGGTCACAGAGAGGACAGCAGCAGGAAAAGGACACAACAGACCAGACCCCCGTCTGCGCTCAGATAGAGACGGGGGAGGCTCTGCGCCCCGYGGGGGGAGACGGGGGTGAGGACTCYGACACAGAGATGGCAGCCCTCCCCCTGGCCGAGATRATCGGCGGAGCCACGGCCCTGGTCTCCCTCATACTCATCTTCGGCATCTTCTGCTGGTACGGCCAGCGCGCCGGGTATGTCTCCGGGGAAACAGACTCCTATGGGGTCCGAGGACAGCGCGGGGTCGGAATGGGGAAGCCATACGATGACTACGTGGAGTCGGGCACTAAGAAGGACACCTCCATCCTGGAGATCAGGAGCCCCGGCTTGGCCATGACGCCCATGACGACCCATCAGCCACTGCAACCCAAAGGAGGGGAAGATGTGACCTACGTGCACACCATCTTCCCCTCATCGCACGGTAACGGCACCTACCGGAGCAACCAGAGTCACAACGGCATCATCACCCAACTGGGTCACACGGCGGGCTACGGGACCAACCGGGGTTACCGGGAGCAAGGGATGATCCCAGATATAGACTACACCTACACGTGA